AGATGGCGTTCCTGTACGGCATCGTCTTCGGCGGCTTCGTCGCGTTCTCGAACTTCCTGCCCAAGTACCTCACCACCGTCTACCCCGAAGACGTCGATCCGCTCGGTGCCGGTGCCCGCACCGCACTGTTCGCGGCAGCGGCCGTGGTCGCCCGCCCGATCGGCGGTGTGCTCGCCGACCGCTTCGGCCCGAAGGTGGTCTCGCTGGTCTCGCTGGGCGGCATCGTCACGCTCGCCTACGTCGTCGGGCAGCAGCCGCCGGAGGGTATCGTGACGGGTGTGACGTTCATCCTGATGGCCTCGGCGATGGGTCTGGGCATGGGTGCCGTCTTCGCGTGGATCGGCCCGTCGACGCCGAAGGAGAAGGTCGGCGCGGTCAGCGGCGTCGTGGCGGCGGCCGGTGGTCTGGGCGGTTACTTCCCGCCCCTCGTCATGGGTGCCACCTACCACCCCGAGTCGAACTCGTACTCGCTGGGCCTGTGGCTGCTCGTGCTCGTCGGCGCGTTCGCGCTGGTCGTCGCCGGCATGCTGCGCGATGTGGGGCGGAAGGCCTGACCCGTGGTCGCCGTGCCCGTCACCATCGCATCCTCCCCGCCCCGGGAGGACACGCGACGGATGCCGGACGCCGGACCCCTGCTCGACACGCACGGCCGCGTGCACCGCGACCTGCGCATATCGCTGACCGACCGCTGCTCGCTACGCTGCACCTACTGCATGCCCGAGCAGGGCAACGAATGGCTCGCGCGGGAGTCGATCCTCTCCACGGATGAGATCGTGCGCGTCGCGACGATCGCGGCGGATGCCGGGATCACGACGTTCCGGCTCACCGGCGGCGAGCCTCTGCTGCGCCGCGACATCACCGAGGTCGTGCGGCGCCTGGCCGCCGTGGAGTCGCCGTCGGGACCCGTGCAGGTCGCGATGACGACCAACGGGATCGTGCTGGCCGAGAAGCTCGACGAGCTGATCGATGCGGGCCTGAACCGGCTGAACATCTCGATCGACACGCTGCGCCGCGACCGCTTCGCCGCCCTCACCCGGCGCGACCGGATCGACGATGTCATGCGCGGGATCGCCGCGGCCGCAGCATCCGGACTGCGTCCCCTCAAGCTCAACACCGTCGCGATGCGCGGCGTGAACGACGATGAGCTGCAGGACCTCGTGGCGTTCGCGCTCGATCACGGAGCCGAGCTGCGCTTCATCGAGCAGATGCCGCTGGATGCCGGGCACACCTGGAACCGCAGCACGATGGTCACCCGCGAGGAGATCCTCGAGTCGCTGTCGCAGCGGTGGGAGCTGACCCCCGTTCCCGGACGCGGTGGAGCGCCGGCAGAGCGGTGGCGACTCGACGGCGGCGCCACGGTCGGCGTGATCGCCTCGGTGACGGCACCGTTCTGCGGGGCCTGCGACCGGTTGCGGCTGACCGCCGACGGCCAGCTGCGCAACTGCCTGTTCTCGACGCACGAGTTCGACCTGCTGCCTGCCCTGCGCAGCGGGGCGGCGGATGCCGAGCTCGAGGAGGTGCTGCGCCGGTGCGTGTGGGCGAAGCTTCCGGGGCACGCGATCGACGACCCGTCGTTCCTGCAGCCCGCGCGCGGGATGAACGCGATCGGCGGCTGACGCGATCGGCTGGTCGTGCTGAGTTCAGCTGAGGACGACGGGCATCCGCTCCCAGCCGCCCAGCGGCGCGTCGTGGCGCACCGGCGCCTCGCCCGGTGCCGGCTCGATGAACTGCGTGGCGCCCAGCAGTGCGATGATCACGGCTCGCAGCTCGGCGTAGGAGAGGTCGCGTCCTGGGCAGACGTGCGGACCGATGCCGAAGACGAGGTTGTGCTCGGCGTGCGCATGCGGGTCGAAGCCGTCTGAGAAGACCTCCGGGTCGCGGTTGGCCGCGGCCCAGTCCAGCAGCACCGGCGTGCCGGCGTCGATCGGCACCCCCGAGGGGGTGATCGCCGGGCAGGTGGTCACGCGCTTGTTCGCCACGAACGGGTCATCGATCCGCAGGCACTCCCCGAGGATCGCATCCAGCTCGGCCCGCGCCGCGGCGGCATCCGGGGTCTTTCCGGTCCGGATGCCGTTCGCGAGCATCCGCACCCGCTGCTGCCACCGGGCTCGCTCCGCGAGCCGGTGGACGACGACGCCGATGCAGCGGGCCAGCGACCCCAGGTCGCCGGCGGTCCAGTTGCGCAGGATCGAGACGATCTCCTCATCGGTGAGCGGGCGGCCCTCGACCCGCTCGTCGAGCAGCCGGTGCGTGGCATCGTCGGTCACCGCGTCGCCGCTCTCGCGGGCCGCGCGGTGCGCGTCGACCTGGCGGATGACGATCTCGTCGAACCGCTCGGCGAGGGCGGCGTTGTGCTCGGGATCGGGACGCCGTGCACCCGCGTAGTTGTCGGCCATCCAGGTGCGCAGCTCGTCCTCGAGCTCGGCGGGCCAGCCCAGCCAGCGGCACTGCGCGCGCACGGCGAACACCTCGCCGATGTCGCCGACCGCGTCGATCGTGACGCCGTGCGGCAGCCCGCCGATGACGTCGGCGGCGACCTCGTCGAGCAGCGGCTGCAGGCCGTCGACGATCGCCGGGGTCATCTGCCTGTCGACCACGGCGCGGAACGCCCGGTGCTCTTCGCCGTCCATGCCGTTGGGCACATGAAGGTGCCGCGACGTGCGGCTCGAGAACGTCTCGGCGTCCTGCGCGGCTGCCATGACATCGGCATGCCTGACGAGCCGGACCGGTTCGGTCATCGCACCTCCCGCGGATCTGCGTCTCCTGCCACGCTACCGGGATTCTGAGGACACTCGCACCGTGAATATCCACAGCCCCGGGCGGTTGCCGCCCGACGTCGGATGC
This is a stretch of genomic DNA from Microbacterium sp. YJN-G. It encodes these proteins:
- a CDS encoding cytochrome P450, producing MTEPVRLVRHADVMAAAQDAETFSSRTSRHLHVPNGMDGEEHRAFRAVVDRQMTPAIVDGLQPLLDEVAADVIGGLPHGVTIDAVGDIGEVFAVRAQCRWLGWPAELEDELRTWMADNYAGARRPDPEHNAALAERFDEIVIRQVDAHRAARESGDAVTDDATHRLLDERVEGRPLTDEEIVSILRNWTAGDLGSLARCIGVVVHRLAERARWQQRVRMLANGIRTGKTPDAAAARAELDAILGECLRIDDPFVANKRVTTCPAITPSGVPIDAGTPVLLDWAAANRDPEVFSDGFDPHAHAEHNLVFGIGPHVCPGRDLSYAELRAVIIALLGATQFIEPAPGEAPVRHDAPLGGWERMPVVLS
- the moaA gene encoding GTP 3',8-cyclase MoaA is translated as MPDAGPLLDTHGRVHRDLRISLTDRCSLRCTYCMPEQGNEWLARESILSTDEIVRVATIAADAGITTFRLTGGEPLLRRDITEVVRRLAAVESPSGPVQVAMTTNGIVLAEKLDELIDAGLNRLNISIDTLRRDRFAALTRRDRIDDVMRGIAAAAASGLRPLKLNTVAMRGVNDDELQDLVAFALDHGAELRFIEQMPLDAGHTWNRSTMVTREEILESLSQRWELTPVPGRGGAPAERWRLDGGATVGVIASVTAPFCGACDRLRLTADGQLRNCLFSTHEFDLLPALRSGAADAELEEVLRRCVWAKLPGHAIDDPSFLQPARGMNAIGG